The window GCCCGAATGGAGACTATAAGGTTGATAATCTCTTTAGCCTCTCAACTAAAATGGCAAATATTTCAGCTTGATGTTAAATCGACATTTCTTAATGGCTACTTagaagaagaagtctatattAAACAACCGACTGGCTACATCAAGAGGGGGCAAGAAAGAAAGGTGTTGAAGTTGAAGAAAGCTCTCTATGGCTTGAAGCAAGCACCGAGAGCATGGAATTCAAGAATTGATGCATACTTCAAAGAAAATGGCTTTATGCAATGCCCTTATGAGCACGCTCTTTATGTAAGAGCAGACAATGATAACATCTTATTGGtatcattatatgtagatgatctaATCGTGACAGGAAGTTCACCTCAAATgataaaatcttttaaggaaGCTATGACAAAAGCATTCGATATGACTGATATGGGACTTATGTCCTACTTTCTCGGCTTAGAGGTGAAACAAGGAGTTGATGGCAtatttattgttggtgcaatcgacctaggttttgatgtgtgtgtcaaagagtttaagttagattttcatatgtatttgatatgtgtttgagtcttgcaggacttagtggaacacatgagaacttggtacGTCCAAGTATGAgaaactcatccaagggctcggatccttgagtcggtgaaggatggtgtggaagacatccgagggaccgccggacgaggagcaatggagtggagccgagggaagtggacttcaaggcagcgtgaaggatggcacggagaggagccgcgggctcgggtgcatctgagggacgaaggccgaagaagaggacttcaaaggcgactccagaaaggatgagaggagtgaatgtactgggaccagtcgactggtaatgggaccagtcgactgatccaacttcacagaatgcacagaagcattctgtgtttGTCGGCTAtggggaccagtcgattggtcctgagaccagtcgactggtacatagccgttggcaggATTTAGCTTTCTGCAGAGAGCCGTTGGCTGggtccaacggcacaccagtcgactggtgcttggaccagtcgactggtgtcggggtttgagtttatttgtgatcaactctctcctcttatttaaggggagctttggggcattaagGAGGTTACTAATGCTTATAGATTAACTCCTATtctgtgcccaaagctcccaagtcaaacactcttcctctccaaccctaaactccatcttgtaaagaggaagagatcatcttGTGAGAgatttgctccaccgagaaggagaaagctctatccggagattgccggggactgatccaccgaaggatcaagggctcgtccacctcaaggacacgtcgtggagtaggagcatcatcttcgaaccacgttacatcgagcgtgttagcgtttgtgttcttgtttgtgttttattgtgttagtttctatatttccgcttgtgcaaactaaccttttgtagagaagaaatcgatttgggggtgacctagctatccaaccccccttcaagccggccaccgatcctccaacatttATGACTCAAGAACAATATGCAAAGGAGGTCCTCAAGAGATTTAGAATGGATGATTGTAATCCAGTTAACACACCGGTGGACTGCGGAACAAAGCTATCCAAGAATGACGAAGGAAAGACGGTTGATCCCACACGTTTCAAAAGTTTGGTGGGAAGCTTGCGGTACCTAACTTGCACTCGACCGGATATATTATATGGAGTCGGTCTTGTGAGCAGGTTCATGGAAGAGCCTAAAGAGACTCATTGGAAGGCAGCCAAGCGAATCCTTCGTTATGTCCGAGGTACTTTGAATCATGGACTATTTTATTCTCATTCTAATAATTCTCAGCTTGTTGGATATTCAGATAATGATTGGGGTGGAGACTGTGATGACCGGAGAAGCACTTCCGGCTTTGCATTTTTCGTTGGAGATATGACATTTTCTTGGATGTCAAAGAAACAACCTATTGTTACTCTTTCCACTTGTGAAGCAGAATACATTGCTGCATCCTCATGTGTTAGTCATGCTATATGGCTAAGAAGCTTACTAAAGGAGATAAAATTTGAACAAAGTGAAGCAACTCAAATTTGCATTGACAACAAATCGACAATTGCATTGGGGAAGAATCCAATATATCATCAAAGAAGTAAACATATTGATATACGCTTTCATTCTATTCGGGAACATGTGAAAAACAAAGATGTTGAGCTAGTCTATGTGAAGACCAAAGATCAAgttgctgacatctttacaaagcaACTCAAATTTGAAGATTTCATCAAGATGCGGAATCTACTTGGAGTCACAAAATAAAGTTTAAGAGAGGGTGTTGGAGattaattaaactttattttaatgtTGATAAAATTTGTGAAGATAGAAGGATGAGGTGGCAAGTTTGACCAAACTTTGTGATAGGATTATTGAGTTGTCAAGATAGGATAAGAGTTTCATAgagatagaattttaaaaaaaaaaaattgattattagtgcttatccaataagcctataaatatgtacctcttttcaatgaatgaagtaagttgtgtgttttgttttattctcctcctctccacgtAGGAATTCTTCACCTCTTCCAcatttttccttctataatctttttatttcttctcaaATAATTCCTTTTTCCAACAATTTCCACTGtcgcgtcagggatatgctcgtactattgaggtatgatgtcagacacgcttttctgacacacccATTCTAGGTATGCTTCGAGGGGCGTGCACGCTCCCCGAGACGTGCACGCGCAtatggggagccctatataaggccccccgacttcgacggaggtatgcttacATCTCTATTGTAGTTACAGTTCTCGCTTCTGCTCTATTTCTTTCTTTCTGCCGaagatttgacttgagcgtcggaggaccattgTCGAGGAATCCCTCCTCGGCTCGGCACTGTGCTTGTAGGTCCACGGCGGCAAGGGATCTACGCCTTTGGAATCTTCGACCCATCAACAGGAGCGTCACGTTTCCAGTATCCATTGATTCAACACTCGGATAGGATCAGTAAACATTCAAATTCTTCCTGATAGGTGATAATTGGATTAATCAATTACAAGATTTGAAGGTTGGCCTTCAAAatgtaatataaaaaataattttaaaacaaagttttcCATGAAATGCTGGTGGTTCCACCTTGTCCACGAGTCGAGGTATTCATAATAACATCTCATATGGCACAGATTACAGTAAAATGAACTTTGCTCAAAACTTGGATCAGGATCGATGAACAAAGTTACTGATTCTGATATACTGTAAAAAGCTTGTTCAGCAGTGGACTTCACGTTGATTCTCTGATCGATGAAAGAAGTGGTGATCGGATTCAGGGCCACAACATCTCTGCGATTAAGAAAGATAAGATGTGTGCTTTACGTGCAGTTGATGGAATCAAATTCCATGCAACGGAGGGGAGATTTCTACCTTGTAAACTCTTTCACTGCTTGTAATTAGTGACATTTTAGATAAGcactaaaattatatattttgagctCGAAGAGATGTGTTTCAAGCAAGCGTAAAGAGATGTGAgtcgtgtttttttttttttaaaaatatatacatgatCACAAATGAATATTGAGCAAGAAAATTAATAAAGGACAACACATGAGagtaaagagaaaaaaatagaagtaAGAAAAGCGAACAAAAACATCCAGAGCATTGATGACGCTTAACTACCCTCACCGCTTTCGCTGCTGCACCGCCGGTCGCGACCTGATCAGCAGCTGGAGATCCCGTCAGCGGGCGTGCGCGGCCAGCGGAATCAGCTCGGAGAGCGGGGTGGCGACCGGCGTGGAGGCCGCTGACGGCACCGGCGAGCTGCGGCAGAGCGGGCAGGTGGCGCTCACGCGGAGCCATTCGTCGACGCATTCCGCGTGGAAGCAGTGGCCGCAGTCGGGGGCTCGACGGAGTGCCTCGCCGGTCTCGTACTCCGCCAGGCAGATCGGGCACGGCCCGCTGGGCTCGGCGCCTCCCGCTCCGTACGCGAACCGCGGGTAGAAGGCCTCGATGGCCGCTCGTTCCAGACCCACCGAGGAGGCAGCCTCCTCCGTGGCGGTGGCGGCCACGTCGGGTGCGGCAGCGACGGTGATGGGGAGAGAGGAGTGGCGTCGGCGGGGGCCACCCTTGACGCGGACGCAGAGGTAGGAGGCTAGCATGATGGTGGAGACGAGGACGAGGATGCCGACGGCAATGGCAATGCCGTAGCCGAGCCCGACCCCGGAGGCGCCGGTGGGTGGAGCGCCGGCGAGGGGGGCGGAGACGGGATCCGGCACGGACATGGAACTAATTAAGAAGACGGGTGAAAGGAGGAGGCTCCTTTAGTGGCATTTATTGGAGACAGCGTGGTGCAATAAATTGGCGTGCATGGGACTTCGTGCATATTTATTAATTGTTATGATACAGTGAAAGGAGCCTTTGTGTTTAATGAGACTTTgagttaaaacttattttaatcataaaataaaaatatcaaagtaTGTTTTTACATTAATTAATTTGTGGGTATTTTAAAAAGATcagattttgaaagttttctcGAGAATTACAGTGTGACTGATTAAGGTGTAAAATAACAATTACTTTAAATATCATTTCACAAGATATCTTTGATTCTATCAAtcctagatttcttctttgttTGGACAAAGATTcttgataaatttaatttcaagACTGTTAAAAGAGGTGTACTGGCTAAAATCTTCTCCTATAATTTTGTTGTTTTGCCACACAGTCAACATCATCGGTATTAACTATTAAGCTTCTTTGTGGAAACTTTAATGGAGATGGGTCCAACAACATTGAAAGATCACTAACATttggaatcatttttgaaagattttgtttGGTTTGAGGTATTTACGTTCCACACAATTATGTTTTCAGAATACACATACAATGGAGGTAATGCTGTATCAATTCGATTGGCAACTACAGGAATAAACGTTGTATCCAATGCTGAAACAGTTGCTCTGTTGCTGTGATCcgatctttctttcttctctgttTTTAGAACCTGTTGAAATCAAGACAACTTGTTTCAGAAATGCAGGTTTCTAAACTATAAATTAAACAACGATGGCACGAACATCTACACGGATGGCGTGACGTGTGAGTTGTGAGGGAGAGAAACTGAAGGGAACATGTTGCCGTTTTCCTCGGCTCAAAATGAGGCATTGACCAATCGTTTGCTAGTAGAATTGAGCTTATCAAGGTGCATGGTGAAGCCTTCAACCATGAAATGTCTTCCGCTgtagctggcagctcagctcgaTCGCTTATTTAGTTATTCGCATTttaaattaattgttttttttttcaaattcaaaaAGCTTCATAACGCGTCCGGTTCGTCTGGGATCGGAATTCGGTTCGGTTTCCGGTCCAATCTGACGGCCGGACCGGCTTGTCATTAACTATTTAAGTTCGGGTAGATCATTTTGGCCCTCGTCATCCCTTTCTTGGAGCCGAAGCAGCAGCCGGCAACGGAGGAAATGGCGGACACTTCCACCTCGTCCTCGACGGCGCCTTCCGACGCGGAGAGGGAGGAGATGCTCGATCGCATGCTCACCCGTCTCGCCCTCGCCGATGATGACAAGCTGGAACCCTTGCTCGTCAGGATCCTCCCTTACTCCATCTCTTCGCTCGCATCTCCCTCCCCTTCCATCCGCAAATCGGTAACCTTTATCAGCTTCAGTTCAATATTAGTTTTCTAATTCAAGATTGGGTTCTAATGATTCACAGTTTTGGCTTTTGTCATGCCCTGTTCGAGCATCGTTGATGAAGTGTGTGTTTGATTCGCGAAAGGAATTGCATTCTTCGAGTTTATGCAGTCTTTCAAcaccatttttttttattaaataggtTTAGAAG is drawn from Zingiber officinale cultivar Zhangliang chromosome 1B, Zo_v1.1, whole genome shotgun sequence and contains these coding sequences:
- the LOC122019867 gene encoding putative RING-H2 finger protein ATL69 — encoded protein: MSVPDPVSAPLAGAPPTGASGVGLGYGIAIAVGILVLVSTIMLASYLCVRVKGGPRRRHSSLPITVAAAPDVAATATEEAASSVGLERAAIEAFYPRFAYGAGGAEPSGPCPICLAEYETGEALRRAPDCGHCFHAECVDEWLRVSATCPLCRSSPVPSAASTPVATPLSELIPLAAHAR